Proteins found in one Lepeophtheirus salmonis chromosome 9, UVic_Lsal_1.4, whole genome shotgun sequence genomic segment:
- the LOC121124749 gene encoding lamin-B1.S isoform X18 yields the protein MVVSWRPRSITVDRGTRGFGLSLIYRGLDKYEQKDTGIFVARVVKDGQAEKYGVRENDKIVSINAKTPRNVDDAVNVIKSAGNQIKLVVLREEDVPDNDDPNDHSSIASHDWLHGHPISRSGSARSFNTTYGGGNASPSPLPSKSPGPQRTSQSDFLRQQAEYQRQQQQQKQLEEEEEHRRKQMLYEEEELRRKQMHYEEEKRSNRMKEQVREMIDNNELRPKSPGRYIMDQPQYSYHMNNNNTINSETRKSTENITKIVESIPKSSNKYKSTQSLHELGLDNYPNPDMPESSRLTRKEEKMSLQNLNNRLASYIDRVRQLQNENNKLSHQIKTVEEYQSKELCNVKDLYDKQTEELKEALDTMNKQYNQLKVGAEGLLEENQDLKDKLRKKENDYKNSMNHVSSLEDQIRSLTNKLSEEVTERKKIADELQDVLPELDSLRDRLADAKRHLDEEQLKKANLENQCSRLEEDLKFKLQLLEKELMEVKTRKEIEITEMDSKLQDEYEDRLQKALEELREVYDKQMAQSREDFAKLYDNRVRDLQTSLSEERGSNASGVQELKESKTRIETLISKVSDLEGFNLNLNQKISDLSQAMDDIKSTHRAQMNAKDSEIKRLLDELSNQLKEYQNLQDIKVALDMEIAVFRSLIEVEEDRLGLGDKSLNTSSSTESKYKTTVERSSENTIQRKITVSQTQLKR from the exons ATGGTGGTGAGTTGGAGACCCCGATCTATAACAGTAGATCGAGGAACTCGTGGTTTCGGACTATCCCTCATTTATCGAGGACTGGATAAGTATGAACAAAAGGACACGGGGATATTCGTTGCAAGAGTTGTAAAAGATGGACAGGCTGAGAAATATGGAGTTCgtgaaaatgacaaaattgtTTCCATTAACGCCAAAACTCCTCGCAACGTGGACGACGCCGTCAACGTCATCAAATCTGCGGGTAATCAAATCAAATTAGTTGTTCTTCGTGAAGAAGATGTTCCAGACAACGATGATCCAAATGATCACTCCTCCATTGCTTCACATGACTGGCTACATGGTCATCCCATCTCAAGATCAGGATCTGCAAGGAGCTTTAATACCACATATGGAGGAGGAAACGCAAGCCCCTCTCCTTTACCTTCAAAATCCCCAGGCCCTCAAAGGACTTCTCAATCTGACTTTTTAAGACAACAGGCTGAATATCAACGACAGCAACAGCAGCAGAAACAGCTTGAGGAAGAGGAGGAACATCGAAGAAAACAGATGCTCTATGAAGAGGAGGAACTTCGAAGAAAACAGATGCATTATGAAGAGGAAAAAAGATCAAATCGCATGAAAGAACAAGTCAGGGAAATGATTGATAACAATGAATTGCGACCAAAGTCCCCTGGACGCTATATTATG gatcAACCGCAATATTCGTatcatatgaataataataacacaattAATTCg GAAACAAGGAAATCCACAGAAAACATTACCAAAATAGTGGAATCCATTCCTAAATCATCCAACAAGTACAAATCGACTCAATCTCTACACGAATTGGGCCTTGATAACTATCCTAATCCAGATATGCCAGAAAGTTCTCGACTCACacgaaaagaagagaaaatgtctctacaaaatttaaacaataggCTTGCAA GTTATATCGACCGAGTCCGTcaacttcaaaatgaaaataacaagtTGAGTCATCAAATTAAAACTGTTGAAGAATATCAATCCAAAGAACTGTGTAACGTCAAAGACTTGTATGACAAACAGACTGAAGAGCTCAAGGAAGCCCTTGATACTATGAACAAGCAGTACAATCAGCTCAAAGTTGGTGCTGAAGGTTTACTTGAAGAAAATCAGGATCTTAAAGACAA ACTTCGGAAGAAAGAGAATGACTACAAAAATTCAATGAATCATGTATCCAGTCTCGAGGATCAAATCCGaagtttgacaaataaattatctGAAGAAGTAACTGAACGCAAAAAGATTGCAGATGAACTTCAA gatgtACTGCCTGAATTAGATAGTCTTCGTGACCGTTTAGCCGACGCAAAACGCCATCTTGATGAAGAGCAATTAAAGAAGGCCAATCTTGAAAATCAATGTTCCCGTTTGGAAGAAGATCTCAAATTCAAACTTCAATTACTAGAAAAAGAATTAATGGAAGTTAAAACACGCAAGGAAATCGAAATTACTGAAATGGACAGTAAACTCCAAGATGAATATGAAGATCGTCTACAGAAAGCTCTCGAGGAGCTTAGAGAAGTTTATGATAAACAAATGGCTCAGTCACGAGAAGACTTTGCCAAACTGTATGACAATAGG GTGCGAGATCTTCAAACATCCTTGTCCGAGGAAAGAGGAAGCAATGCAAGTGGAGTGCAAGAATTAAAGGAATCTAAAACTCGCATTGAAACATTAATTTCTAAAGTGTCGGATCTTGAGGGATTTAACCTCAATTTGAACCAGAAAATTTCAGACTTGTCTCAAGCAATGGATGACATAAAGTCCACTCACCGAGCacag ATGAATGCAAAGGATAGTGAAATCAAACGTTTGCTCGATGAACTCTCCAACCAATTGAAGgaatatcaaaatcttcaagATATCAAGGTTGCTTTGGATATGGAAATCGCTGTTTTCCGTAGTCTTATTGAAGTGGAAGAAGATCGCTTAGGATTAGGTG ACAAATCACTAAACACCTCATCTAGTACggaaagtaaatataaaacaaccgTAGAGCGATCATCTGAAAAcacaattcaaagaaaaatcacCGTATCTCAGACACAGCT GAAACGATGA
- the LOC121124749 gene encoding lamin-B1.S isoform X20: protein MVVSWRPRSITVDRGTRGFGLSLIYRGLDKYEQKDTGIFVARVVKDGQAEKYGVRENDKIVSINAKTPRNVDDAVNVIKSAGNQIKLVVLREEDVPDNDDPNDHSSIASHDWLHGHPISRSGSARSFNTTYGGGNASPSPLPSKSPGPQRTSQSDFLRQQAEYQRQQQQQKQLEEEEEHRRKQMLYEEEELRRKQMHYEEEKRSNRMKEQVREMIDNNELRPKSPGRYIMETRKSTENITKIVESIPKSSNKYKSTQSLHELGLDNYPNPDMPESSRLTRKEEKMSLQNLNNRLASYIDRVRQLQNENNKLSHQIKTVEEYQSKELCNVKDLYDKQTEELKEALDTMNKQYNQLKVGAEGLLEENQDLKDKLRKKENDYKNSMNHVSSLEDQIRSLTNKLSEEVTERKKIADELQDVLPELDSLRDRLADAKRHLDEEQLKKANLENQCSRLEEDLKFKLQLLEKELMEVKTRKEIEITEMDSKLQDEYEDRLQKALEELREVYDKQMAQSREDFAKLYDNRVRDLQTSLSEERGSNASGVQELKESKTRIETLISKVSDLEGFNLNLNQKISDLSQAMDDIKSTHRAQMNAKDSEIKRLLDELSNQLKEYQNLQDIKVALDMEIAVFRSLIEVEEDRLGLGDDDDVNDDDETGYIHPPPPPQRVISISNLKRYIHSRNLSLVHTFIQICHCPS from the exons ATGGTGGTGAGTTGGAGACCCCGATCTATAACAGTAGATCGAGGAACTCGTGGTTTCGGACTATCCCTCATTTATCGAGGACTGGATAAGTATGAACAAAAGGACACGGGGATATTCGTTGCAAGAGTTGTAAAAGATGGACAGGCTGAGAAATATGGAGTTCgtgaaaatgacaaaattgtTTCCATTAACGCCAAAACTCCTCGCAACGTGGACGACGCCGTCAACGTCATCAAATCTGCGGGTAATCAAATCAAATTAGTTGTTCTTCGTGAAGAAGATGTTCCAGACAACGATGATCCAAATGATCACTCCTCCATTGCTTCACATGACTGGCTACATGGTCATCCCATCTCAAGATCAGGATCTGCAAGGAGCTTTAATACCACATATGGAGGAGGAAACGCAAGCCCCTCTCCTTTACCTTCAAAATCCCCAGGCCCTCAAAGGACTTCTCAATCTGACTTTTTAAGACAACAGGCTGAATATCAACGACAGCAACAGCAGCAGAAACAGCTTGAGGAAGAGGAGGAACATCGAAGAAAACAGATGCTCTATGAAGAGGAGGAACTTCGAAGAAAACAGATGCATTATGAAGAGGAAAAAAGATCAAATCGCATGAAAGAACAAGTCAGGGAAATGATTGATAACAATGAATTGCGACCAAAGTCCCCTGGACGCTATATTATG GAAACAAGGAAATCCACAGAAAACATTACCAAAATAGTGGAATCCATTCCTAAATCATCCAACAAGTACAAATCGACTCAATCTCTACACGAATTGGGCCTTGATAACTATCCTAATCCAGATATGCCAGAAAGTTCTCGACTCACacgaaaagaagagaaaatgtctctacaaaatttaaacaataggCTTGCAA GTTATATCGACCGAGTCCGTcaacttcaaaatgaaaataacaagtTGAGTCATCAAATTAAAACTGTTGAAGAATATCAATCCAAAGAACTGTGTAACGTCAAAGACTTGTATGACAAACAGACTGAAGAGCTCAAGGAAGCCCTTGATACTATGAACAAGCAGTACAATCAGCTCAAAGTTGGTGCTGAAGGTTTACTTGAAGAAAATCAGGATCTTAAAGACAA ACTTCGGAAGAAAGAGAATGACTACAAAAATTCAATGAATCATGTATCCAGTCTCGAGGATCAAATCCGaagtttgacaaataaattatctGAAGAAGTAACTGAACGCAAAAAGATTGCAGATGAACTTCAA gatgtACTGCCTGAATTAGATAGTCTTCGTGACCGTTTAGCCGACGCAAAACGCCATCTTGATGAAGAGCAATTAAAGAAGGCCAATCTTGAAAATCAATGTTCCCGTTTGGAAGAAGATCTCAAATTCAAACTTCAATTACTAGAAAAAGAATTAATGGAAGTTAAAACACGCAAGGAAATCGAAATTACTGAAATGGACAGTAAACTCCAAGATGAATATGAAGATCGTCTACAGAAAGCTCTCGAGGAGCTTAGAGAAGTTTATGATAAACAAATGGCTCAGTCACGAGAAGACTTTGCCAAACTGTATGACAATAGG GTGCGAGATCTTCAAACATCCTTGTCCGAGGAAAGAGGAAGCAATGCAAGTGGAGTGCAAGAATTAAAGGAATCTAAAACTCGCATTGAAACATTAATTTCTAAAGTGTCGGATCTTGAGGGATTTAACCTCAATTTGAACCAGAAAATTTCAGACTTGTCTCAAGCAATGGATGACATAAAGTCCACTCACCGAGCacag ATGAATGCAAAGGATAGTGAAATCAAACGTTTGCTCGATGAACTCTCCAACCAATTGAAGgaatatcaaaatcttcaagATATCAAGGTTGCTTTGGATATGGAAATCGCTGTTTTCCGTAGTCTTATTGAAGTGGAAGAAGATCGCTTAGGATTAGGTG atgATGACGACGTCAATGACGATGATGAAACGGGATATATTCATCCTCCCCCTCCACCTCAAAGGGTTATATCAATCTCCAATTTAAAGAGATATATTCACTCTAGAAACCTTTCTTTGGTACATACATTCATTCAAATTTGTCACTGTCCCTCTTAA